The following proteins are encoded in a genomic region of Lachnospiraceae bacterium KM106-2:
- a CDS encoding Lysyl-tRNA synthetase class II — protein sequence MAENKNHNNQEQDLNQLLKVRREKLAELQASGKDPFKITKYDVTCHTTDIKENYADYEGKTVTIAGRMMSKRVMGKASFCNVADRDGNMQSYVARDCIGEEEYKDFKKMDIGDLVAITGEVFTTKTGEPSIHASKVDLLSKSLQILPEKYHGLKDTDMRYRQRYVDLIVNPEVKDTFIKRSAIIREIRNYLDGQDFIEVETPVLVNNAGGAEARPFLTHHNALDQDLKLRISLELYLKRLIVGGLERVYEIGRVFRNEGLSVRHNPEFTLLELYQAYTDYNGMMDLVEELYKHVTTKVLGTTKISYADVEIDFSKPFERITMVDAVKKYAGVDFDAITTDEEAKALAKEHHVEFEERHSKGEILSLFFEEFCEEKLLQPTFVMDHPIEISPLTKKKPENPSYTERFELFIYGREMANAYSELNDPIDQKERFLAQEEQFANGNDEAQHCDDDFINALEYGMPPTGGIGIGIDRMIMLLTDSAAIRDVLLFPTMKSLEK from the coding sequence GTGGCTGAAAATAAGAACCATAATAACCAAGAACAGGATCTTAATCAATTACTAAAGGTAAGACGCGAAAAATTAGCAGAATTACAAGCTAGCGGAAAAGACCCATTCAAGATTACAAAGTATGATGTAACATGTCATACAACAGATATTAAAGAGAATTATGCTGATTACGAAGGTAAGACAGTAACAATTGCAGGACGTATGATGTCCAAACGTGTAATGGGTAAAGCAAGTTTCTGTAACGTTGCCGATCGCGATGGTAATATGCAAAGTTATGTTGCAAGAGATTGTATTGGTGAAGAAGAATATAAAGATTTTAAAAAGATGGATATCGGTGATCTTGTAGCAATTACTGGTGAAGTATTTACTACAAAGACAGGAGAACCTTCAATCCATGCTTCTAAGGTTGACTTATTATCTAAGAGCCTTCAAATCTTACCAGAAAAATATCATGGTTTAAAAGATACAGACATGCGTTACAGACAACGTTATGTTGATTTAATTGTAAATCCAGAAGTTAAAGATACTTTCATTAAGAGATCTGCAATTATCCGTGAGATCCGTAACTATTTAGATGGACAAGATTTCATCGAAGTTGAAACACCTGTATTAGTAAACAATGCTGGTGGAGCAGAAGCTCGTCCATTCTTAACTCATCACAATGCATTAGATCAAGACCTTAAATTACGTATTTCTCTTGAGTTATACTTAAAGAGATTGATCGTTGGTGGATTAGAAAGAGTATACGAAATTGGTCGTGTATTCCGTAACGAAGGATTAAGTGTTCGTCACAATCCTGAATTCACATTATTAGAATTATACCAAGCATACACTGATTACAACGGTATGATGGATCTTGTTGAAGAATTATATAAACATGTTACAACTAAAGTTTTAGGTACAACTAAGATCAGCTATGCTGACGTTGAAATTGACTTTAGTAAACCTTTCGAACGTATCACTATGGTTGACGCTGTTAAGAAATATGCTGGCGTTGATTTTGATGCGATCACAACAGATGAAGAAGCAAAAGCTCTTGCAAAAGAACATCACGTAGAATTCGAAGAAAGACATTCTAAAGGTGAAATCTTAAGCTTATTCTTCGAAGAATTCTGTGAAGAAAAATTACTTCAACCAACATTTGTAATGGATCATCCAATCGAGATTTCTCCATTAACAAAGAAAAAACCAGAAAATCCTTCATACACAGAACGTTTTGAGTTATTCATTTATGGTAGAGAAATGGCGAATGCTTACTCTGAATTAAATGATCCAATCGATCAAAAAGAACGTTTCTTAGCTCAGGAAGAACAATTTGCAAATGGTAATGACGAAGCTCAACATTGTGATGATGACTTCATCAATGCCTTAGAATATGGTATGCCACCAACAGGCGGTATTGGTATCGGTATCGATCGTATGATCATGTTACTTACTGATTCAGCTGCAATCCGTGACGTATTATTATTCCCGACGATGAAGTCGTTAGAAAAGTAA
- a CDS encoding transcription elongation factor GreA has translation MADKKIITYEGLKKLEHELQDLKVNRRKEVATKIKEAREQGDLSENAEYDAAKDEQRDIEARIEEIESILKNVEVVDEDEVDINTINIGCKVVIKDLEFDDILEYKIVGSTEANSLKGKISNESPVGQALIGRKIGEKVAVETHSGVIEYEIIEIQRSNYDN, from the coding sequence ATGGCAGATAAGAAGATTATAACCTATGAAGGATTAAAAAAATTAGAGCATGAGCTACAAGACTTAAAGGTTAACAGACGTAAAGAAGTAGCTACTAAGATTAAAGAAGCAAGAGAACAAGGTGACTTATCTGAAAATGCAGAATACGATGCAGCAAAAGATGAGCAAAGAGATATCGAAGCGCGTATTGAAGAAATTGAAAGCATCCTCAAAAACGTTGAAGTTGTTGACGAAGACGAAGTAGATATTAATACGATTAACATCGGATGTAAAGTTGTAATTAAAGACTTAGAATTTGATGATATCTTAGAATATAAAATTGTTGGTTCTACAGAAGCAAATAGCTTAAAAGGTAAAATCAGTAATGAATCTCCAGTTGGCCAAGCATTAATCGGTCGTAAAATCGGAGAAAAAGTAGCAGTAGAAACACATTCAGGCGTAATCGAATACGAAATCATTGAAATACAGCGATCTAACTACGATAACTAG